The Candidatus Babeliales bacterium nucleotide sequence GCATACAAGTAGTTTTAGAAGAATTACGCCCCGCCATCTTACAAGATGGTGGGGATATTCATTTTGTACGGTTTGAAAACGGTACAGTCTTTGTCCAGCTACACGGTGCATGTGTCAGCTGCCCTATCTCGTTTATTACGCTTAAAATGGGCCTCGAAGCCCAACTCAAAGAAAAAGTTCCCGGCGTTGAATCAGTCGTTTCCGTTGATGACGAATAATATTTTTAGAGGTTTTTGGTAAAAAATTATTTAGAAAACAGGCTTTTTAGTGAAAAAATAGCATAATAGATATTGTTTATATTATAATCATTGATTCTCTTTTATCTTTTTTGATATATTCAAATTGAAGCAAAATTGAATAGTTTGTTTATAAAAAGGGGAAAAGGATGAAGAATAATTTAATCCTTGGTGTCCAAGGTTTTAAAAGGTTGTTTAAAAGTATCTTTATTGTGGTGACTCTGTTTGTTGTGGGATCTGTATGCGCGAGAAGCGTTGGGGAACAAGCTGCTCAACGACCAACAACAACTACAACTGCAATACAACAACAAGCTGCTGCTGAAGAGGCAGCAGCTGAAACAGCTGAAAGATCGCAACCAACTGTAACACAGCAAGAAACGCAAGAAACGACGTTGCCAAGAGTACCTGTTATACCTCTCACTCAACTAGCAGCGCAGCCAACACCATCAGCTCCACTTACATCTCCAAGAGGGATTCCGAGTCAATCAATACAAATTGTGTTAAATACGCCGTATCCATGGACAC carries:
- a CDS encoding NifU family protein, which produces MSAAGSASLDATIERIQVVLEELRPAILQDGGDIHFVRFENGTVFVQLHGACVSCPISFITLKMGLEAQLKEKVPGVESVVSVDDE